The proteins below are encoded in one region of Mycobacterium shinjukuense:
- a CDS encoding LLM class F420-dependent oxidoreductase, with the protein MTADFPIRIGVQLQPQHAARYRSIRDAVRRCEDIGVDIAFNWDHFFPLYGDPEGPHFECWTMLAAWAEQTSRIQIGALVTCNSYRNPELLADMARTVDHICDGRLILGIGSGWKEKDYAEYGYPFGTAGSRLHDLAAALPRIKARLAKLNPAPTRNIPVLIGGGGERKTLRLVAEYADIWHSFTSADEFPAKSAVLHRHCADVGRDPASIERSAAVDSGRGLIANAEALTGLGVTLLTVGCNGPDYDLTAAETLCRWRDSR; encoded by the coding sequence ATGACGGCTGATTTTCCCATTCGCATTGGCGTGCAGCTGCAGCCCCAGCATGCTGCGCGGTACCGCAGCATCCGAGACGCTGTCCGCCGGTGTGAGGACATCGGCGTGGACATCGCCTTCAACTGGGACCACTTCTTCCCGCTCTACGGTGATCCCGAGGGACCACATTTCGAATGCTGGACCATGCTCGCGGCCTGGGCCGAGCAAACATCACGCATTCAGATCGGCGCCCTGGTGACCTGCAACTCCTACCGCAATCCGGAGCTGCTGGCCGACATGGCCCGGACCGTCGACCATATTTGTGACGGGCGGCTCATCCTAGGGATCGGATCGGGCTGGAAAGAAAAGGACTACGCCGAGTACGGCTACCCGTTCGGCACCGCCGGCAGCAGGCTGCACGACCTGGCGGCCGCATTGCCCCGGATCAAGGCGCGGCTAGCCAAGCTGAACCCGGCGCCGACGCGCAACATCCCGGTGCTGATCGGCGGTGGGGGTGAGCGCAAGACCCTGCGGCTGGTCGCCGAATACGCCGACATCTGGCACAGCTTCACCTCCGCCGACGAGTTCCCGGCGAAGTCAGCCGTGCTCCACCGGCACTGCGCAGACGTCGGTCGGGACCCGGCCAGCATCGAACGATCGGCCGCGGTGGATAGTGGCCGGGGGCTGATCGCCAACGCCGAAGCCCTCACCGGCCTCGGCGTCACACTGCTCACGGTGGGATGCAACGGTCCGGACTACGACCTCACCGCCGCCGAAACGCTCTGCCGGTGGCGTGATTCACGCTAA
- a CDS encoding LpqN/LpqT family lipoprotein — protein MHQYVPTRRLFAAGMATGFIGVMLIAGGRASADPLFPPPPNPVPVPTQAAAPPVQNLTASPGGVAANRFAPAPAPAPAQAPALVASPIPATAAAAAPTVVAPMPPTMTPLVTGTLREYLQAQGVKLEAQRPQGFQALDITLPMPPRWTHVPDPNVPDAFVVIADRLGNSVYTSNAQVVVYKLVGNFDPAEAITHGYVDSQRLLAWQTTNASLANFCGFPSSIIEGTYRENDMTLNTSRRHVIATSGPDRYLVSLSVTTALSQAVADGPATDAIINGFRVTAPAAAAQTPAPGPARGTPPPAPPQAPPPTAQPAPLGVGGHQSPAPNTNPAQPPLTNLTPVPGR, from the coding sequence ATGCATCAGTACGTGCCCACCCGGCGGCTGTTCGCCGCGGGTATGGCAACCGGTTTCATCGGCGTGATGCTCATCGCGGGCGGGAGGGCCTCGGCTGATCCGCTGTTCCCACCGCCACCCAACCCCGTGCCGGTACCCACCCAAGCCGCAGCCCCACCCGTCCAGAACCTCACGGCGTCACCCGGGGGCGTTGCCGCCAACAGGTTCGCCCCGGCCCCGGCCCCCGCGCCGGCGCAGGCGCCCGCGCTCGTCGCCTCACCGATTCCAGCCACCGCCGCAGCCGCCGCCCCCACCGTGGTGGCGCCGATGCCGCCCACCATGACACCGTTGGTCACCGGGACGCTGCGGGAATACCTGCAGGCGCAGGGGGTCAAGCTGGAGGCGCAGCGGCCGCAGGGGTTCCAGGCGCTCGACATCACCCTGCCGATGCCCCCGCGCTGGACTCACGTGCCCGATCCGAACGTGCCCGATGCCTTCGTGGTGATCGCCGACCGGCTCGGCAACAGTGTGTACACGTCGAACGCGCAGGTGGTGGTGTACAAACTGGTCGGCAACTTCGATCCCGCGGAGGCGATCACGCACGGCTACGTCGACAGCCAGCGCCTGCTGGCGTGGCAGACCACAAACGCGTCGCTGGCCAATTTCTGCGGCTTTCCGTCCTCGATCATCGAGGGCACGTACCGCGAAAACGACATGACGCTCAACACCTCCCGGCGCCACGTCATCGCCACCTCCGGGCCCGACAGGTACCTGGTGTCGTTATCGGTGACCACCGCCCTGTCCCAGGCGGTCGCCGACGGACCGGCCACCGACGCCATCATCAACGGATTCCGGGTGACGGCACCCGCGGCTGCCGCTCAGACACCGGCTCCGGGGCCGGCGCGGGGGACGCCTCCGCCCGCGCCTCCCCAGGCGCCGCCCCCGACGGCCCAACCGGCGCCCCTGGGTGTTGGCGGCCATCAGTCACCGGCGCCGAATACGAATCCGGCCCAGCCTCCGCTGACCAACCTGACGCCGGTTCCGGGACGCTAA
- a CDS encoding MarR family winged helix-turn-helix transcriptional regulator gives MADCESTAPEVTELAEGLHRALSKLFAILRRGDPNGAVARELTLAQLSILVTLLDRGPIRMTDLAAHERVRTPTTTVAIRRLEKIGLVKRSRDPSDLRAVLVDITPQGRAVHAESLANRHAALAAMLGQLPHTDLETLMKALAPLERLARGEPADSAVGDSDTRQQA, from the coding sequence ATGGCGGACTGCGAATCCACCGCGCCCGAGGTGACGGAGCTTGCGGAGGGGTTGCACCGCGCACTGTCCAAGCTTTTTGCGATCCTGCGCCGCGGCGACCCCAACGGCGCGGTGGCCCGTGAATTGACGCTGGCGCAACTGTCGATTCTGGTCACCCTGCTCGACCGCGGACCCATCCGGATGACGGACCTGGCCGCGCACGAGCGGGTGCGGACCCCAACGACCACCGTGGCGATCCGGCGGCTGGAAAAGATCGGGCTGGTGAAACGCTCACGCGACCCCTCCGACCTGCGCGCCGTACTGGTCGACATCACCCCGCAGGGCCGTGCGGTTCATGCCGAGTCGCTGGCCAACCGGCACGCCGCGCTGGCGGCGATGCTCGGCCAACTCCCCCACACCGACCTGGAAACGCTGATGAAGGCGCTGGCACCGCTGGAACGCCTGGCCCGCGGGGAGCCGGCCGACAGCGCCGTCGGCGACTCCGACACACGCCAGCAGGCCTGA
- a CDS encoding DUF1707 SHOCT-like domain-containing protein, translated as MAKWLGTPLARGAMATTRAKDSDRQDACRILDNALADGELSMTEHRERVSAATNAVTLGDLQRLVADLQFQSAPAQMPALKTRARRNGLGLLIAALATSVVLGIGIGWGLYGNTRSPLDFTTDPGAKADGVAAIVLTPPRQLQSLGGLTGLLEQTRKRFGDTMGYRLVVYPDYASIDRLDPADDRRVLSYTYRGGWGDPSSTAKSSADTVLVDLSKFDVKTMVGILRGAPETLGMKQSDVKTTYLTVEPAKDPTAPGALSLSLYVSTDYGSGYIVFAGDGTIKHVSYPT; from the coding sequence GTGGCGAAATGGCTGGGCACCCCGCTCGCCCGCGGTGCGATGGCGACAACCCGGGCAAAGGACTCCGATCGTCAGGACGCCTGCCGGATTCTCGACAACGCCCTCGCCGACGGCGAGCTCTCGATGACTGAGCACCGGGAACGCGTCAGCGCGGCCACCAACGCGGTCACCCTGGGCGACCTGCAGCGACTGGTGGCCGATCTGCAGTTCCAGAGCGCTCCCGCGCAGATGCCCGCGTTGAAAACACGAGCCCGGCGCAACGGGTTGGGCCTGCTGATCGCCGCGCTGGCGACGTCGGTGGTGCTGGGCATCGGCATCGGCTGGGGCCTGTACGGAAACACCCGCTCTCCGTTGGACTTCACCACCGATCCGGGAGCCAAAGCCGATGGTGTCGCGGCAATAGTGCTCACCCCACCCAGACAGCTGCAGTCCCTAGGCGGGCTCACCGGATTGTTGGAACAAACGCGCAAGCGATTCGGCGACACGATGGGATATCGGCTGGTGGTCTACCCGGACTACGCGTCGATCGATCGCCTCGACCCCGCCGACGACCGCCGCGTGCTGAGCTATACCTATCGCGGCGGATGGGGCGATCCGTCCAGCACGGCCAAGAGCAGTGCCGACACCGTCCTCGTGGACCTGAGCAAATTCGACGTCAAGACCATGGTGGGTATTCTGCGCGGTGCCCCGGAAACCCTCGGCATGAAGCAGTCCGACGTCAAGACCACGTATCTGACCGTCGAACCGGCCAAAGACCCGACCGCGCCCGGGGCGCTGTCGCTGTCGCTGTATGTCTCCACCGATTACGGCAGCGGCTACATCGTCTTCGCCGGCGACGGCACCATCAAACACGTCAGCTACCCGACATAG
- a CDS encoding inositol-3-phosphate synthase encodes MSQYNAPQASQAQAEVRVAIVGVGNCASSLVQGVEYYHTADDSSTVPGLMHVRFGQYHVRDIKFVAAFDVDAKKVGFDLSDAIFASENNTIKIADVAPTNVIVQRGPTLDGIGKYYADTIELSDAEPVDVVQVLKDAEVDVLVSYLPVGSEEADKFYAQCAIDAGVAFVNALPVFIASDPVWAEKFAHAGVPIIGDDIKSQVGATITHRVLAKLFEDRGVQLDRTMQLNVGGNMDFLNMLERERLESKKISKTQAVTSNLQREFKTKDVHIGPSDHVGWLDDRKWAYVRLEGRAFGDVPLNLEYKLEVWDSPNSAGVIIDAVRAAKIAKDRGLGGPVVAASAYLMKSPPQQLPDDIARAQLEEFITG; translated from the coding sequence ATGAGTCAGTACAACGCGCCACAGGCGTCGCAGGCGCAGGCGGAGGTACGTGTGGCCATCGTCGGCGTCGGCAACTGCGCGTCCTCGCTGGTTCAGGGCGTCGAGTATTACCACACCGCCGACGACTCGTCGACGGTACCGGGCCTCATGCACGTGCGGTTCGGCCAATATCACGTTCGCGACATCAAGTTTGTGGCGGCGTTCGATGTGGACGCCAAGAAGGTCGGGTTCGACCTGTCGGACGCGATCTTCGCCTCGGAGAACAACACCATCAAGATCGCTGATGTGGCGCCCACCAATGTGATCGTGCAACGCGGCCCGACCCTCGACGGCATCGGCAAGTATTACGCCGACACCATCGAGTTGTCCGACGCCGAGCCGGTGGACGTGGTCCAGGTGCTCAAGGACGCCGAGGTCGACGTGCTGGTCTCCTACCTGCCGGTGGGCTCCGAGGAGGCCGACAAGTTTTACGCCCAGTGCGCCATCGACGCCGGCGTGGCGTTCGTGAACGCGCTGCCGGTGTTCATCGCCTCCGACCCGGTATGGGCCGAGAAGTTCGCCCACGCCGGGGTGCCGATCATCGGTGACGACATCAAGAGCCAGGTCGGCGCGACCATCACCCACCGGGTGCTGGCCAAGCTGTTCGAGGACCGCGGCGTGCAGCTGGACCGCACCATGCAGCTCAACGTCGGCGGCAACATGGATTTCCTCAACATGCTGGAGCGGGAGCGGCTGGAGTCGAAGAAGATCTCCAAGACGCAAGCGGTCACCAGCAATTTGCAGCGCGAGTTCAAGACCAAGGATGTGCACATCGGCCCCTCCGACCACGTCGGCTGGCTCGATGACCGCAAGTGGGCCTACGTGCGCTTAGAAGGCCGCGCCTTCGGCGACGTGCCATTGAACCTGGAGTACAAGCTCGAGGTCTGGGACTCGCCGAACTCGGCGGGCGTGATCATCGACGCGGTGCGGGCGGCGAAGATCGCCAAAGACCGCGGCCTCGGCGGACCGGTGGTGGCCGCGTCGGCCTACCTGATGAAGAGCCCGCCGCAGCAGCTGCCCGACGACATCGCGCGCGCCCAGCTCGAAGAATTCATCACCGGCTAG
- the leuS gene encoding leucine--tRNA ligase, which produces MTESPMAAPGGPSGVHDADSAAPPYRYTARLAATLERTWQHNWARDGTFHVPNPVGSLAPKDGADILQAPESKLFVQDMFPYPSGEGLHVGHPLGYIATDVYARYHRMIGRNVLHALGFDSFGLPAEQYAVQTGTHPRTRTEANIANFRRQLGRLGFGHDSRRSFSTTDVEFYKWTQWIFLQIYNAWFDTAANKARPISELVAEFDSGARRLEDGREWANLSAGERADVIDNHRLVYRADSMVNWCPGLGTVLANEEVTADGRSDRGNFPVFRKRLRQWMMRITAYADRLLDDLDLLDWPEQVKTMQRNWIGRSTGAAALFSATVNTGDRAGQAVDIEVFTTRPDTLFGATYLVLAPEHDLVDELVAASWPDGVDPAWTYGGATPGAAVAAYRRAIAAKSDLERQENKEKTGVFLGSYAINPANGEPVPIFIADYVLVGYGTGAIMAVPGHDQRDWDFARTFGLPIVEVIAGGDISQAAYVGDGMLVNSGYLDGMNVAEAKKAITERLESDGRGQARVEFKLRDWLFARQRYWGEPFPIVYDSDGRPHALDEASLPVELPDVPDYSPVLFDPDDAASEPSPPLAKATEWVHVELDLGDGLQPYTRDTNVMPQWAGSSWYELRYTDPHNSERFCAKENEAYWMGPRPAEHGPDDPGGVDLYVGGAEHAVLHLLYSRFWHKVLYDLGHVSSREPYRRLVNQGYIQAYAYTDSRGAYVPAEKVIERDGRFVYPGPGGEVEVFQEFGKIGKSLKNSVSPDEICDDYGADTLRVYEMAMGPLEASRPWATKDVVGAHRFLQRVWRLVVDEHTGETRVVDEGGQLDTDTLRALHRTIAGVSEDYAALRNNTAVAKLIEYTNHLTKRQRDAVPRAAVEPLVLMLAPLAPHMAEELWLRLGNATSLAHGPFPEADPAYLVDETVEYPVQVNGKVRGRVVVAADADADTLKAAALADEKVRAYLAGATPRKVIVVPGRLVNLVV; this is translated from the coding sequence GTGACCGAATCGCCGATGGCAGCTCCCGGTGGCCCGTCCGGAGTGCACGATGCGGACTCTGCCGCGCCACCTTACCGCTACACCGCGCGACTCGCGGCAACGCTGGAACGGACTTGGCAGCACAACTGGGCCCGGGACGGGACGTTTCATGTGCCCAATCCGGTCGGCTCGCTGGCACCGAAGGACGGCGCCGATATCCTGCAGGCGCCCGAGTCCAAGCTCTTCGTCCAGGACATGTTCCCCTACCCCTCCGGCGAGGGACTGCACGTCGGCCACCCGTTGGGCTACATCGCCACCGATGTCTATGCCCGGTATCACCGGATGATTGGCCGTAACGTGTTGCACGCGTTGGGTTTCGACTCCTTCGGGTTACCCGCCGAGCAGTACGCGGTGCAGACCGGCACCCACCCGCGGACCAGGACCGAGGCCAACATCGCGAACTTTCGACGGCAGTTGGGCCGGCTGGGCTTTGGGCACGACAGCAGGCGAAGCTTCTCGACCACCGACGTCGAGTTCTACAAGTGGACGCAGTGGATTTTCCTGCAGATCTACAACGCCTGGTTCGACACCGCGGCCAACAAGGCGCGCCCCATCTCCGAACTGGTAGCCGAATTCGATTCCGGTGCACGTCGTCTGGAGGATGGTCGGGAATGGGCCAACCTGTCGGCGGGGGAGCGGGCCGATGTGATCGACAACCACCGGCTGGTCTACCGAGCGGATTCGATGGTGAATTGGTGTCCCGGGCTGGGTACGGTGCTGGCCAACGAAGAAGTCACCGCCGACGGTCGCAGCGACCGCGGTAACTTCCCGGTATTCCGGAAGCGGTTGCGGCAATGGATGATGCGGATCACCGCCTACGCTGACCGGCTGCTCGACGACCTCGACCTACTGGACTGGCCCGAACAGGTTAAGACCATGCAGCGCAACTGGATCGGGCGCTCTACCGGCGCCGCAGCGCTGTTCTCGGCGACGGTGAACACCGGTGACAGGGCCGGGCAGGCAGTCGACATCGAAGTGTTCACCACCCGGCCGGATACCTTGTTTGGTGCCACGTATCTGGTGTTGGCCCCCGAGCACGACCTGGTTGACGAGCTGGTCGCTGCCAGCTGGCCGGACGGAGTCGACCCCGCGTGGACCTATGGCGGTGCTACGCCGGGAGCGGCGGTGGCCGCCTACCGCCGCGCGATAGCGGCCAAGTCGGACCTGGAGCGGCAGGAGAACAAGGAGAAGACCGGCGTCTTTTTGGGCAGCTACGCGATCAACCCAGCCAACGGCGAGCCGGTGCCGATCTTCATCGCCGACTACGTGCTGGTCGGGTACGGCACCGGTGCGATCATGGCGGTCCCGGGCCATGACCAGCGAGACTGGGACTTCGCGCGGACCTTTGGTCTGCCAATTGTCGAAGTCATTGCTGGAGGGGATATTTCGCAGGCCGCATACGTTGGGGATGGCATGTTGGTGAACTCGGGGTACCTCGACGGCATGAATGTGGCGGAGGCCAAGAAGGCGATTACCGAACGGCTGGAATCGGATGGTCGTGGTCAGGCCCGTGTCGAATTCAAGTTGCGTGACTGGCTTTTCGCGCGGCAAAGGTATTGGGGTGAGCCGTTTCCGATCGTCTATGACAGCGACGGACGTCCGCATGCGCTCGACGAGGCGTCGCTGCCGGTCGAACTGCCCGACGTGCCGGACTATTCGCCGGTGTTGTTCGACCCCGACGATGCCGCCAGCGAGCCATCGCCGCCACTGGCCAAGGCGACCGAGTGGGTGCACGTGGAGCTGGATCTCGGCGATGGTTTGCAGCCCTACACCCGTGATACCAACGTGATGCCGCAGTGGGCCGGCAGCTCCTGGTACGAGCTGCGGTATACCGATCCGCATAACTCGGAGCGGTTCTGCGCCAAGGAGAATGAGGCATACTGGATGGGTCCGCGGCCCGCCGAGCACGGACCGGATGACCCGGGTGGTGTGGACTTGTACGTCGGCGGCGCCGAACACGCGGTGCTGCACCTGCTGTATTCGCGGTTTTGGCACAAGGTGTTGTACGACCTGGGTCACGTCAGCTCACGTGAGCCCTATCGCAGGCTAGTCAATCAGGGTTACATCCAGGCGTACGCCTACACCGATTCGCGCGGTGCCTACGTCCCGGCCGAGAAGGTGATCGAGCGGGACGGGCGCTTCGTCTATCCGGGGCCAGGCGGTGAGGTCGAGGTCTTTCAGGAATTCGGCAAAATCGGTAAGAGCCTGAAGAATTCGGTATCACCCGACGAGATCTGCGACGATTACGGCGCGGACACGCTGCGGGTTTACGAGATGGCGATGGGACCCCTAGAAGCGTCGCGCCCTTGGGCCACCAAGGATGTCGTCGGCGCCCATCGCTTTCTGCAACGGGTGTGGCGGCTGGTGGTCGACGAGCACACCGGTGAAACCCGAGTGGTCGACGAGGGTGGTCAGCTGGACACGGACACGCTGCGAGCGCTGCATCGAACCATCGCCGGAGTGTCCGAAGACTATGCGGCGTTGCGCAATAACACGGCGGTGGCCAAGCTGATCGAGTACACCAACCATCTGACCAAGCGGCAGCGTGACGCGGTTCCGCGGGCGGCGGTCGAGCCGCTGGTGCTGATGCTGGCGCCGCTGGCCCCGCACATGGCCGAAGAGCTGTGGCTGCGGCTGGGTAACGCCACCTCGTTGGCACATGGCCCGTTTCCGGAGGCCGATCCCGCCTACCTGGTCGACGAGACCGTCGAATACCCGGTGCAGGTGAACGGCAAAGTGCGTGGCCGCGTGGTGGTGGCCGCCGACGCGGACGCTGACACGCTGAAAGCGGCGGCCCTGGCCGACGAAAAGGTGCGGGCGTACCTGGCGGGTGCCACACCGCGCAAGGTGATCGTGGTTCCCGGCCGGTTGGTCAATCTGGTCGTCTAG
- a CDS encoding PadR family transcriptional regulator — MLELAILGLLIESPMHGYELRKRLTGLLGAFRAFSYGSLYPALRRMQAEGLIAENAAPAGTPVRRARRVYQLTEKGRRRFAELVADTGPHNYTDDGFGVHLAFFNRTPAEARMRILEGRRRQVEERREGLREAIARASTSFDRYTRQLHQLGLESSEREVKWLNELIAAERAAPNHAEQT; from the coding sequence ATGCTCGAGCTCGCCATCCTCGGTCTCCTGATCGAGTCGCCCATGCACGGCTACGAGCTGCGCAAGCGGCTGACCGGCCTGCTCGGTGCCTTCCGGGCGTTTTCGTATGGTTCGTTGTACCCCGCGCTGCGGCGTATGCAGGCCGAGGGGTTGATCGCTGAGAACGCCGCCCCGGCGGGCACCCCGGTGCGCCGGGCGCGCCGGGTCTACCAGCTCACCGAGAAGGGCCGCCGCCGCTTCGCTGAGCTGGTGGCCGACACCGGCCCGCACAACTACACCGACGACGGCTTCGGGGTGCACCTGGCGTTTTTCAACCGCACACCGGCCGAGGCGCGGATGCGCATCCTGGAAGGCCGCCGCCGCCAGGTCGAGGAACGCCGGGAAGGCCTACGCGAAGCCATCGCCCGGGCCAGCACGTCGTTTGACCGCTACACCCGCCAACTCCATCAACTCGGGCTCGAGTCCAGCGAGCGCGAGGTCAAGTGGCTCAACGAGCTCATCGCCGCGGAACGGGCAGCGCCCAACCACGCCGAACAGACGTAA
- a CDS encoding DUF5318 family protein: MRLQRQVVDYALRRRSLLAEVYSGRTGVTEVCDANPYLLRAAKFHGKPSQVICPICRKEQLTLVSWVFGEHLGAVSGSARTAEELVMLAARFSEFAVHVVEVCRTCSWNHLVKSYVLGAARPAQPPRAPGGAGGPRTARNGARTASE; encoded by the coding sequence GTGCGACTGCAGCGACAGGTGGTGGATTACGCGCTTCGGCGGCGCTCGCTGTTGGCCGAGGTGTACTCCGGACGCACCGGTGTGACCGAGGTTTGTGATGCGAATCCCTATCTGCTGCGCGCTGCCAAGTTTCACGGGAAACCAAGCCAGGTGATCTGCCCGATCTGCCGGAAAGAGCAGCTCACGCTGGTGTCGTGGGTGTTCGGCGAGCACCTCGGCGCGGTATCGGGCTCGGCGCGCACCGCCGAAGAGCTGGTCATGCTGGCGGCACGGTTCTCGGAGTTCGCCGTGCACGTGGTGGAGGTGTGCCGCACCTGCAGCTGGAATCATCTGGTCAAGTCGTATGTCCTGGGCGCGGCGCGTCCGGCACAACCCCCTAGGGCCCCCGGTGGGGCGGGCGGCCCGCGGACTGCGCGCAACGGCGCCCGCACCGCCAGTGAATAG
- a CDS encoding GntR family transcriptional regulator — protein MPKRYGVKEKDQVVTHILNLILTGKLRSGDRVDRTEIAHGLGVSRVPIQEALVQLEHDGIVSTRYHRGAFVERFDEATVLEHHELDGLLNGIASARAAANPTPRILGQLDALMRSMRASKDSRSFAEICGEYRRTVNDEYAGPRLHAIIRASHNLIPRMFWTTYQNTRDDILPFYEKETSAIHRRDPDAARAACMGRSQLMAQTMLAELFRRRVFAPPDDCPDHRQWAAT, from the coding sequence ATGCCTAAGAGGTATGGGGTCAAGGAAAAGGACCAGGTTGTCACGCACATTCTCAACCTGATATTGACCGGCAAGCTGCGCAGCGGCGACCGCGTCGACCGTACCGAGATCGCCCACGGTCTGGGGGTCAGTCGCGTGCCCATCCAAGAGGCCCTGGTCCAGCTCGAACATGACGGCATTGTGTCGACTCGCTACCACCGGGGCGCGTTTGTCGAGCGGTTCGACGAAGCCACCGTGCTCGAGCATCACGAGCTCGACGGCCTGCTCAACGGCATTGCCTCAGCGCGCGCGGCGGCCAATCCCACACCGCGGATCCTGGGGCAACTCGACGCGCTGATGCGTTCGATGCGCGCTTCCAAGGATTCGCGGAGCTTTGCCGAAATCTGCGGGGAGTATCGGCGCACGGTCAACGACGAGTACGCGGGGCCACGGCTGCACGCCATCATCCGCGCCTCCCATAACCTCATCCCCCGAATGTTTTGGACGACATATCAAAACACCCGCGACGACATCTTGCCTTTCTACGAAAAAGAAACCTCCGCGATCCACCGGCGCGACCCGGACGCCGCCCGAGCCGCGTGCATGGGTCGCTCGCAGCTGATGGCGCAGACGATGCTGGCGGAGCTGTTTCGGCGCCGAGTGTTCGCCCCGCCCGACGACTGTCCTGACCATCGGCAATGGGCGGCGACTTAG
- a CDS encoding bile acid:sodium symporter family protein yields MLRPLKAIPVDTFLLALAATVAVAALLPARGPAADTVSVAAKAAIALLFFLYGARLSPRQALQGMRQWRLHLLVLATTFVVFPVLGLAARALVPSVLTISLYHGVLFLCLVPSTVQSSIAFTSIARGHVSAAMVSASLSNILGLVLTPLLVMLLMHTGTGVHVDRIAAIEIVLQLLLPFGLGQSARPWLTPALARHAVVLKVFDRGSILLVVYTAFSVGVVEGVWVSVEPWHLVSVIVIAIVLLAMVLSCTIGLGRLARLDRGDAIVLLFCGSKKSLASGLPMAWVLFDAATIGVIMLPLIVFHQIQLVVCSLIANRLAREHTAETRSVAPGPTEPGPQAGEGP; encoded by the coding sequence GTGCTCAGGCCGCTGAAAGCGATCCCGGTCGACACGTTTCTGCTCGCGCTGGCCGCGACCGTGGCCGTGGCCGCGCTGCTGCCGGCCCGCGGCCCGGCCGCAGACACCGTGTCCGTCGCGGCCAAGGCGGCCATCGCGTTGCTGTTCTTCCTCTACGGCGCCCGGTTGTCGCCGCGGCAGGCCTTGCAGGGCATGCGTCAGTGGCGGCTGCACCTACTGGTCTTGGCTACCACTTTTGTGGTGTTCCCGGTGCTCGGGCTGGCCGCTCGAGCGCTGGTGCCCTCGGTGCTGACCATCAGCCTGTACCACGGGGTGCTGTTCTTGTGTCTGGTCCCGTCGACGGTGCAGTCGTCCATCGCATTCACGTCGATCGCGCGGGGTCATGTCTCGGCCGCCATGGTCAGCGCGTCGTTGTCCAATATCCTCGGCCTGGTGCTCACCCCGCTGTTGGTGATGCTGCTGATGCACACCGGCACCGGGGTCCACGTCGATCGCATCGCGGCTATCGAGATTGTGCTGCAGCTGCTGCTGCCCTTCGGGCTGGGTCAATCGGCGCGGCCATGGCTCACGCCGGCGCTCGCCCGACATGCGGTGGTGCTCAAGGTGTTCGACCGCGGGTCGATCCTGCTGGTGGTCTACACGGCCTTCTCGGTGGGAGTGGTCGAGGGAGTCTGGGTCAGCGTCGAACCCTGGCATTTGGTCTCTGTGATCGTCATCGCCATCGTGTTGCTCGCAATGGTGTTGAGCTGCACCATCGGGCTCGGCCGGCTCGCCCGGCTCGACCGCGGTGACGCCATCGTGCTGCTGTTCTGTGGCTCGAAAAAGAGTCTCGCATCCGGTCTTCCCATGGCGTGGGTGCTTTTCGACGCCGCGACGATCGGGGTGATCATGTTGCCGCTGATAGTCTTCCACCAGATCCAATTGGTCGTGTGCTCCCTGATCGCCAACAGGCTGGCCCGAGAACACACCGCGGAAACCCGCTCGGTGGCGCCGGGGCCGACCGAGCCCGGCCCCCAGGCGGGGGAGGGGCCTTAG